CAAACAGCTTCAATTATTAGCGGCCATTCTTCCGGGTTGTTTGGGGAACTTGGAATTGATATTGGAATAGATCAAAAAGGGAAGCCTTGGCTTATTGAAGTAAACTCGAAGCCTTCAAAGAACTTCGAGGATGGGTTAGGAAAGATCAGACCCTCAACCAAGGCGATTATTCAATTTTGCACGAAACTTGCTTTTGACTTTACAGATATAAAGGAGGAGCCTTAATTGATTACACTTGGTATTATGACATTAACCATAGATAGTGAGCATTCTTATATTACGGAAATTGCGAGTCATGCTGAGTCATGTCAGATGGAGGTATTCCGATTCATCCCCTCTCTCATTAACCCTCATACTCTTATGGTCACCGGTAAAAAGTATGACACCAAAGAAAAATCCTGGGTAGAATCTCAGCTCCCAATTCCGACGATTATTTACGATCGTTGTTTTTATGGAGACGATGCTCATTCCAAGCAATGTCTTCCCATTGTATCCTGGCTGAAGAGTAGAGAAGATATAACCTTTTTAGGATATGGGTTACCTAATAAGCTCGAAATATTTCATTATTTAAGAGATACCAACCTCTCATCCTATCTCCCTGTTACACAGGCAGTAACCCAGCCAAGTATGGTTGTAGAAACATTAACATCCATTAAAAGAGTTATATTAAAGCCAATTAATGGTTCACAAGGATACGGTATTTATTACTTAAAAAGAAATGAAAAGAGCTATCAAGTAAAAACAGAAAAGAACAAAAAAATAATCACTCGAATTTTCCCCAATGAAGCGAAGCTCCTTCAATGGTTGCATTCCCTAATTAAAATGCACGAATATCTTCTTCAACCCTATTTAGAGTTATCTAACGACGAATTAAAGCCATTTGATATACGTGTCTTACTTCAAAAAGACGCGGATGGTGTGTGGGGTGAGAGAGGTAGAGGAGTTCGTTTAGGTAGTACAGGAGGAATCTTGTCAAACTTAAGTGCAGGCGGGACCGTGTCTTCCTTTAATGAGTGGCTAGCAACTTTACCTAAAATCAAAGGAGAATTTATCCGCCAAGAATGTAATTACATTCTCACTCATCTGCCCCCCATCTTAGAAGGAAAATTTATGCCATTATTTGAAATCGGAGTGGATATTGGTGTAGCTAAAAATGGAAGCCTATGGATCCTAGATATTAATTCAAAGCCTGGAAGAAAGGTCCTCTTACAAACAAAGCCTGATATACAGGAGATCCTCTATCGAGCTCCTCTTCTTTACGGAAAACACCTTTCTCAGTTGGAACATACAGAAAGGAAGAACAGTTATGAGACAACGCTATCTCATTGAAGTAGTTGAAAATGAACAAATGGTTGTTTTTTGTCCACCAGCTATTATCCGGGATAAACAATTAAACTGCCTCTCTTTTGGTTCGAAATCAGTGGAAGTGGACTTCCTTCCCCATCCAGATAAAGAAGATACCATTGTTATGAGCAGGAGAATACAAAAAGCCATTCAACTTCCATCAATGAAAGTAACTCTCCATGCATTTATAGATCATCAAACCCTCTCTATTGGACCGCTTGTGGGTATTTTTACTGCAGGTTTTACACATGATGCAGAATTTCCGGTAGGTGACAGAACCACCTTTTTTTCTAAACTTCTATCTGTTAATAAAACGGTAGGTGCCCTCCCATTCGTTTTTGGAGAACAGCATATTAATTGGGAGCAAGGAACGATTGAAGGATATTTTTATCATCAACTTTCATGGAAAACAGTAGAAGTGCCATTTCCAAACGTCATTTATGACCGTCTCCCCAATCGGAGAAGTGAAAATAACCCCAAGTTAATCAAGGTGAAAGAGAGACTACAGAAGGAATATCTTATTCCCTGGTATAATCCAGGATTCTTTAACAAACTTGAAATTTATGAACGACTTCAACAGGACACATCGGTTACCCGCTATCTGCCCGAAACCCATCCCTTTACATCATTCTCAATAATTGAAACCATGCTATCTAAATATGGCCACATTTTTATTAAACCCCAAAATGGTAGTCTAGGGTTAGGGGTTCATCAAGTCATCTATGATAAACTTTCTGACGATTATTATTGCCGCTATCAAGACAAAGAAGGAATCAACCGATTACGTAAATTTACCAGTTTAGAGAAATTAATAAACACTGTCTTTGCCAATCAATCACTGGAAAACATGCTTGTACAACAGGGCATTCACTTGATTCGATATGATCAACGTTCTGTAGATTTTCGCATCCATACCAATAAAGATGACGTTGGAAAATGGCATATTACTGCCATTGCAGCGAAAATTGCTGGCCTGGGAAGTGTAACAACGCATACTCGCAGTGGTGGTGAAATCAAAACGGTTGAAGAGATTTTCCCTAAGGATGAATGTGATTTTTATATAGGAAAGTTAACTAATGCTGCACTGCTGCTAAGTAATGTTCTTGATCAATCGGTGGAAGGAATAATAGGCGAAATTGGATTTGATTTAGGGATTGATCGTAATGGGGAAGTTTGGCTTTTTGAAGCAAATTCAAAGCCTGGCCGCTCCATTTTCAGTCATCCTGCATTAATGGAGTTTGATTTACTTACACGTAAGCTCTCAATTGCATTTGCAGTATTTCTAACCGAGCAATCCTTATTACATCCTGAGGAACTTTTCAAATGAAAAACAAGAACGCTCGCCCATTAATTGGGATTGTAACTGCAAAAAAGTCAAATGGTTCGCTAGCCGGAAACGGTCCTCTTTTTATAGAATTGCAAAAAAGGCTTATTTCATTAAACGGAATAAGCTTTGTTTTTACTCCAGAGGATGTTGAAGAAGATTCAATCATAGGATATTGTTACTCTCCCGAAAAAGACCGCTGGATAAAAGACTATTTTCCATATCCAGATCTTGTTTACAACCGTATTCCCTTTCGAAAAACAGAACAAGATGGTCAAAGTCAAATTTTCTTTTCTAAATTAATCGAAAAAAAGATTCCTTTTTTTAATCCATGTTTTATTGATAAATATGAGCTATACGAATTGATGAGGATCCATGACATCCTGATGCGCTTCCTGCCAAAAACAATTCGAGTTCACCGCAAAGAGGACTTGTCTTCCTTTTTAATGAAGTACAATAGAATTTATTTAAAACCTTCACAATCAGCAAAGGGTAAAGGGATTTTCCGCTTAGAGCGGTTGGACTCTGAAGAAATTCAAGTTGATGGTGTGAATAGGTGCCAACACTTTTGTTCCTATGATGATTTTTGGGAGGAATGGAAAAAGGATCTGCTAGAAAGAAACTATTTGGCCCAAGAAGAAATTAGATCTGCACAATTTGAAGGTGCTCGATATGACTTTCGCATTTTAGCTCATGGTAACTATGATACCTATAGTCTTACAGGAGTAGGGATTAGGCAGTCAGAAAAACAAGTGATTACCACACATATACCATCCGGTGGGAAACTCCTGCCATACAAGCTTCTGCAAACAATTGAGCATGATCAATTTTTCGAATTGATTATTCCTCATATAGGAAAAGCATTATCAAGCAAGTTCGGCTATTTCGGTGAGTTTTCAATTGATGCATGTATTAGTGAAAATGGGGAGTATTATATTTACGAAGTTAACTCTAAACCAATGAGTTTTGATGAATCAGATATTGAAGAAAAAAAGATTGAAGAGCTTTGCCGATTATTCCTTCAGGTTTCCCATCAAAAAAGCTAGCTGAAAATTTTATTTAAATCCGTCTTTATTCACGGTAATCTATAGGTATAGGTTCATGAATGGATGGAGGCAATTACATGATTATGCATTTTCAATTCAAACCATTATTTGAAAACAAGAATATCCCTGGTTGGACTTTTTCTTTCTACTTTAAAAAGAAAAGATACTCGGGAATTTATCATCAAAATGGAAAAATAGAATGGACAACAGCAGTCCCTGAACAAGAAGATATTGAAGCGTTAACTAGTCAGGTACATGAGTTGATGCTTTATCATGTGTACGAATAACTGTATGAAAAGTGATCCTTTCCACAAACTATAATTAAAACAAGGAAAGGATGGGTGGCAATGAAAGATAGAAATAGTAAACCTGCAGATTCTGGCTCAGCATATGAAGGGCGTGATCAGGCCTTTATTGATGTGGACCGAATGATAAATGAAGGCCTATCTGGCGGTTCCGTTCATTCTCGCTATAATTCAACAAATATCGAAGAAGCACGTGACCTTCCTGAAGAGCAACCTCCATATGAGTGTGAGTAAAAAAATCAAGTAAAAGTTGAACCTTAACATAATTAGGTTCAGCTTTTTTTATTGTCCAGCTCCCTTTGATATAATAGAAGGAATCATTAGTGAAAAAATTTAAATAAAGGGATTTATACTATGTTGAAAAAATTATTGTTACTTTATGAAAATTCTATTCTGTATACTGAGAAACCAGAGACACCTCCTGAACATTTATATGTACTTTATCATGACGTTGAGAATGAATGGATTGGGATTCCTAAGACGGAGGTTAGTGAAAAAGAATTGACCTTATTAAAAACCCTCTATACATTAATGGATGATCAACCTTCCATTAGCACATCAACTGCCAATGGCTGGTATGATTTTTTATTGTTAGACGGACCACCCCCACGATACCCATCTGATTCTCATTTTCGTTTGATTCAATTCCATCTTAACAAGAATGTTACAAGTCAAATTGAAATGGAATCCGCATTAAAAGGGTTCTTCACAGAAGAAGTCAGTATCATTTGGGAAAGTCCAAGGCGTGGAATTGTTATTGAAGAGAAAAAGCAAATTTCTTTAACAGAAGAAGAATTAATATCCATGTCAGAGACATTGGAAAGTGATTTTTATGTCAAGATTTCTTTCTTTATTGGCAAATTCTATCCAATCTCTGATCAGCTTCCTTTACAATTTCATCAGGAGAAAGAATATTTCTCTTTTGGAATGTCCTATTTAGATACCCATGATATATATACCTTTGAGCATGTTTTTCCATCATATTTGTCTTCACAATTGCCAATCGAGTTAAAAGATCAAGCTATGAAAGGAATTTCTGAAGTTTTTATGGAGGACTCAGACCTATTCTCGACAATAAAGGTTTTTCTTGAAAACAATTTAAATGCCAGTTTGACAGCTAAAAAATTATACATTCATAGGAATACTCTTCAATACCGGATTGATAAGTTTACGGAGAAAACGGGCATTGGATTAAAAGACTTTTATGGAGCCTTTACAGTATTCTTTGCATGTCTACTTTTTGAGCAAAATCATAGAAAATAACAACATGCCCAAAAAAAGCGTTTTCATATTTGTGCAACCTGTCTATTCTGCTTTTTACAGTTTACCTGTAAACTAGCCTTATCAACAGTACTAGGAGGAATAACTAGTGGCAGAACTTAAATTAGACCATATTTATAAAATTTATGATAACAAGGTAACAGCAGTTAAAGACTTTAACCTACACATTGAAGATAAGGAATTTATCGTATTCGTTGGACCATCTGGATGCGGTAAATCTACTACCCTTCGAATGATCGCTGGACTCGAAGATATTTCAAAAGGTGATTTTTACATTGACGGAAAAAGAGTAAACGATGTCGCTCCAAAGGATCGTGACATTGCGATGGTTTTCCAAAACTATGCTCTTTATCCACACATGAGTGTATACGATAACATGGCTTTCGGTTTAAAGCTTCGTAAATTTCCTAAAGATGAAATCGATCGTCGAGTAAAAGAAGCTGCAAAAATCCTAGGATTAGAAGCTTACTTAACACGTAAGCCAAAGGCTCTTTCAGGTGGTCAGCGTCAACGTGTTGCTTTAGGACGTGCGATTGTACGTGATGCGAAAGTATTCTTGATGGACGAACCATTATCAAACCTTGACGCAAAACTTCGTGTACAAATGCGTGCTGAAATTGCCAAGCTTCACCGCCGTTTAGATACTACAACAATCTATGTTACGCATGACCAAACAGAAGCAATGACAATGGCAACTAGATTAGTCGTTATGAAAGACGGTATCATTCAGCAAGTTGGTTCACCAAAAGAAGTATATGAAAAACCTGAGAATGTTTTCGTAGGCGGATTTATTGGTTCACCTGCTATGAACTTCTTTAATGGTAAGCTAGAAGAAGGTAAGTTTGTAATCGGTAAAACTTCTATCGCTGTTCCTGAAGGAAAAATGAAATTCCTTCGCGAACAAGGGTACGTTGGAAAATCAATTATCCTTGGAGTGCGTCCAGAAGACATTCATGATGAACCAGTATTCATTGATGCATCTGCTGGTACAAAAATCTCTGCAACGATTGATGTAGCTGAGTTAACTGGAGCTGAACTAATGGTTTATTCTTCTCTTGCTGACCAAGATTTCGTAGCTCGTCTTGATTCACGTGCAGATGTTCACCCTGGCGATACTGTAGACCTTGCTTTTGATTTAAACAAAGCTCATTTCTTTGATGCAGAATCAGAAGTTAGAATTCGTCCTTAATATTCATGTCAAGAGGCTGACTTTAATCGTTAGCCTCTTTATTCTTTTATAAAAATAACATCATCATGATTACAGGCTAGACACCTGTATAGATGGGGACATTTATGTCCAGAATGGGTATCTGGGTACCCATCTTCCATTTTCATTAAGTCTATCTCCATATAGGGGCTATAATCATCATAGTAATCACTAACCCTTCCACTTTCCATCATTGGATTTCCACAATTTGAGCATAGTAAATGTACTTCCCTAAAGCCATTACACACTGGACAGATTGACATATACTTCATCCTTTTTATTAAGATTATTCTTAGTTTGTGTTAGATTAACTGCCCTATGTAGTGGAATAAATTACTAATTTATATATCGAATAAGTCTTCAAAAAAGATTCATAATAAACATTACAAAGCAACACAAACACAGCGGTG
The window above is part of the Bacillus sp. SORGH_AS_0510 genome. Proteins encoded here:
- a CDS encoding CdaR family transcriptional regulator, whose translation is MLKKLLLLYENSILYTEKPETPPEHLYVLYHDVENEWIGIPKTEVSEKELTLLKTLYTLMDDQPSISTSTANGWYDFLLLDGPPPRYPSDSHFRLIQFHLNKNVTSQIEMESALKGFFTEEVSIIWESPRRGIVIEEKKQISLTEEELISMSETLESDFYVKISFFIGKFYPISDQLPLQFHQEKEYFSFGMSYLDTHDIYTFEHVFPSYLSSQLPIELKDQAMKGISEVFMEDSDLFSTIKVFLENNLNASLTAKKLYIHRNTLQYRIDKFTEKTGIGLKDFYGAFTVFFACLLFEQNHRK
- a CDS encoding YheC/YheD family protein, producing the protein MITLGIMTLTIDSEHSYITEIASHAESCQMEVFRFIPSLINPHTLMVTGKKYDTKEKSWVESQLPIPTIIYDRCFYGDDAHSKQCLPIVSWLKSREDITFLGYGLPNKLEIFHYLRDTNLSSYLPVTQAVTQPSMVVETLTSIKRVILKPINGSQGYGIYYLKRNEKSYQVKTEKNKKIITRIFPNEAKLLQWLHSLIKMHEYLLQPYLELSNDELKPFDIRVLLQKDADGVWGERGRGVRLGSTGGILSNLSAGGTVSSFNEWLATLPKIKGEFIRQECNYILTHLPPILEGKFMPLFEIGVDIGVAKNGSLWILDINSKPGRKVLLQTKPDIQEILYRAPLLYGKHLSQLEHTERKNSYETTLSH
- a CDS encoding ABC transporter ATP-binding protein codes for the protein MAELKLDHIYKIYDNKVTAVKDFNLHIEDKEFIVFVGPSGCGKSTTLRMIAGLEDISKGDFYIDGKRVNDVAPKDRDIAMVFQNYALYPHMSVYDNMAFGLKLRKFPKDEIDRRVKEAAKILGLEAYLTRKPKALSGGQRQRVALGRAIVRDAKVFLMDEPLSNLDAKLRVQMRAEIAKLHRRLDTTTIYVTHDQTEAMTMATRLVVMKDGIIQQVGSPKEVYEKPENVFVGGFIGSPAMNFFNGKLEEGKFVIGKTSIAVPEGKMKFLREQGYVGKSIILGVRPEDIHDEPVFIDASAGTKISATIDVAELTGAELMVYSSLADQDFVARLDSRADVHPGDTVDLAFDLNKAHFFDAESEVRIRP
- a CDS encoding YheC/YheD family protein; protein product: MKNKNARPLIGIVTAKKSNGSLAGNGPLFIELQKRLISLNGISFVFTPEDVEEDSIIGYCYSPEKDRWIKDYFPYPDLVYNRIPFRKTEQDGQSQIFFSKLIEKKIPFFNPCFIDKYELYELMRIHDILMRFLPKTIRVHRKEDLSSFLMKYNRIYLKPSQSAKGKGIFRLERLDSEEIQVDGVNRCQHFCSYDDFWEEWKKDLLERNYLAQEEIRSAQFEGARYDFRILAHGNYDTYSLTGVGIRQSEKQVITTHIPSGGKLLPYKLLQTIEHDQFFELIIPHIGKALSSKFGYFGEFSIDACISENGEYYIYEVNSKPMSFDESDIEEKKIEELCRLFLQVSHQKS
- a CDS encoding YheE family protein; amino-acid sequence: MIMHFQFKPLFENKNIPGWTFSFYFKKKRYSGIYHQNGKIEWTTAVPEQEDIEALTSQVHELMLYHVYE
- a CDS encoding YheC/YheD family protein yields the protein MRQRYLIEVVENEQMVVFCPPAIIRDKQLNCLSFGSKSVEVDFLPHPDKEDTIVMSRRIQKAIQLPSMKVTLHAFIDHQTLSIGPLVGIFTAGFTHDAEFPVGDRTTFFSKLLSVNKTVGALPFVFGEQHINWEQGTIEGYFYHQLSWKTVEVPFPNVIYDRLPNRRSENNPKLIKVKERLQKEYLIPWYNPGFFNKLEIYERLQQDTSVTRYLPETHPFTSFSIIETMLSKYGHIFIKPQNGSLGLGVHQVIYDKLSDDYYCRYQDKEGINRLRKFTSLEKLINTVFANQSLENMLVQQGIHLIRYDQRSVDFRIHTNKDDVGKWHITAIAAKIAGLGSVTTHTRSGGEIKTVEEIFPKDECDFYIGKLTNAALLLSNVLDQSVEGIIGEIGFDLGIDRNGEVWLFEANSKPGRSIFSHPALMEFDLLTRKLSIAFAVFLTEQSLLHPEELFK